Proteins encoded by one window of Dietzia sp. B32:
- a CDS encoding CaiB/BaiF CoA-transferase family protein: MNMRTSNESLSGLRVLDLSRVLAGPLCCQLLGDHGAEVIKVEPPAGDDTRKWGPPFVDTDQSAYFSAINRNKTNICLDLSTQEGQEVLAELLARTDVVVENFKTGTLARWGFSDEYLLTNFPRLIVGRITGFGADGPMGGMPGYDAVAQAFGGLMSINGEADGPALRVGVPIVDMVTGLYAFSGILLALAARDRTERGQIVDCTLADTAVSLLHPHSASNLTDGRIPVRTGSAHPTVAPYDTFNTLDGQVFIGVGNDRQFRGLVDTLGAPELADDARFQTNADRLAHLPGLTAVLNSRTACFSKEALARELLNRGIPASAVRDVGEVLRDEHVRHRQMVIEQGQYRAIGIPIKMSATPGTVRSTPRPRGADTRAVLDDIGLDGDQIDHLIDSGVAQESAIAATKEWAAR, translated from the coding sequence ATGAACATGAGAACGAGCAATGAGAGCTTGTCGGGCCTGCGAGTCCTGGACCTATCCAGGGTGCTGGCCGGCCCATTGTGTTGCCAGCTTCTCGGCGATCACGGCGCCGAGGTCATCAAGGTCGAACCACCCGCAGGTGACGACACGCGCAAGTGGGGTCCCCCGTTCGTTGATACTGATCAGAGCGCGTACTTCAGTGCCATCAACCGCAACAAGACCAATATCTGTCTGGACTTGAGCACACAAGAAGGGCAGGAGGTCCTAGCCGAACTTCTTGCACGTACGGACGTGGTCGTCGAGAACTTCAAGACCGGGACCTTGGCACGCTGGGGGTTTTCCGACGAGTACTTGCTGACGAACTTTCCGCGACTGATCGTCGGGCGGATAACTGGCTTCGGCGCCGACGGACCGATGGGAGGCATGCCGGGGTACGACGCGGTAGCCCAAGCCTTCGGCGGCCTCATGAGCATCAACGGAGAAGCCGATGGCCCCGCACTGCGCGTCGGCGTGCCGATTGTCGACATGGTCACCGGCCTCTACGCTTTCAGCGGCATTCTGCTCGCACTTGCAGCCCGCGATCGCACGGAGCGCGGTCAGATAGTCGACTGCACGCTCGCTGACACCGCTGTTTCGCTACTGCACCCGCATTCCGCTTCGAACCTCACTGACGGCCGGATCCCCGTGAGGACAGGCTCGGCCCATCCGACTGTTGCGCCTTACGACACCTTCAACACCCTGGATGGGCAGGTTTTCATCGGAGTTGGGAACGACAGGCAGTTCCGCGGACTAGTCGATACTCTCGGCGCGCCTGAGCTCGCCGACGATGCCCGCTTCCAAACCAACGCTGACCGTTTGGCACATCTGCCGGGCCTGACCGCAGTTCTAAACTCGAGAACTGCATGCTTCTCCAAGGAAGCGCTAGCCAGGGAGCTCCTTAATCGAGGAATCCCCGCATCGGCCGTCCGCGATGTAGGCGAAGTACTACGTGATGAACACGTTCGTCATCGCCAGATGGTGATTGAGCAGGGCCAATATCGGGCGATTGGCATCCCCATTAAGATGAGCGCCACCCCAGGGACAGTCCGCTCAACGCCGCGCCCACGTGGCGCCGACACCAGAGCAGTGCTCGACGACATTGGTCTAGATGGCGACCAAATTGATCACCTGATCGACTCCGGCGTTGCCCAAGAATCCGCAATCGCAGCGACCAAGGAGTGGGCGGCGCGATGA
- a CDS encoding AMP-binding protein codes for MTPYVWQPTAARTATANVTRLGRSHGISSITELRTRSMKDPQWYWDAAVRDLSIPFSTPYNRVLDLSLGVENPDWFVGAEFNLVDACISRWLDASPNELAVIHEDESGTVTTLTFAELGEQVSAAAAGMTALGISAGDAVAIYLPMIPEAVVAFYAVASIGAIAVPLFSGFASPAISARINDAAAKAVIVADGTVRRNRRIDMANAMAQALSSCPSVTTVVTVPNLDASEFPDTCAQVTTWDSLVRSGQAQSPARLPAMQTFMLGYTSGTTGKPKGAVHTHAGFTVKVATEVAYSFDIKQGDKFCWITDMGWVMGPLATIGAHANGAALVLYEGSPDVPDDYRLWQFVERHKITMLGVSPTLVRALRATAMDTIATYDLSSVQTLGSTGEPWDSDSYDWLASDVFGGRVPVINFSGGTEVGGSFLAPYPVEPIPSCSLGGPSLGMNVDVVDDQGLPLRGEIGELVCRTPWPSMTRSVWRDHDRYLESYWSRFEGIWCHGDFALIDEADGTWYILGRSDDVMNVAGKRLAPAEIESAIATHPAVAESAAVGVPDPKKGETVWVFWVPRDGSDPNAVAAELRELVADNVGKPFAPSEVIAVPALPKTRSAKILRRAVRAVATDANPGDMSSAENPEALDGIRSALTALR; via the coding sequence ATGACTCCCTACGTTTGGCAGCCGACGGCGGCGAGAACCGCTACCGCCAATGTGACCCGCCTAGGCCGCTCGCACGGCATCAGCTCGATCACCGAATTGCGCACTCGGTCGATGAAGGATCCGCAGTGGTACTGGGATGCTGCAGTTCGTGACCTGAGCATTCCTTTCTCTACGCCTTACAACCGGGTGCTTGATCTCTCGCTGGGAGTCGAAAACCCCGACTGGTTTGTTGGAGCAGAATTCAATCTCGTAGACGCCTGTATCTCACGATGGCTGGATGCTTCGCCAAATGAGCTTGCGGTGATCCATGAGGACGAGAGCGGAACTGTCACCACGCTGACTTTCGCGGAACTCGGCGAGCAGGTTTCGGCTGCCGCGGCGGGCATGACGGCGCTCGGTATTTCGGCGGGGGACGCAGTGGCGATCTACCTGCCAATGATCCCGGAAGCAGTGGTCGCCTTCTATGCCGTCGCAAGCATCGGCGCGATCGCCGTACCTCTGTTCTCTGGGTTTGCGTCACCTGCGATTTCTGCTCGCATCAATGACGCCGCAGCCAAGGCGGTGATCGTTGCAGACGGCACGGTCCGCCGAAATCGGCGAATCGATATGGCGAATGCGATGGCTCAGGCACTCTCGAGCTGTCCTTCTGTCACCACTGTGGTGACAGTTCCCAACCTAGATGCTAGTGAGTTCCCGGACACTTGCGCGCAGGTAACGACGTGGGACTCTCTCGTCAGATCAGGGCAAGCACAGAGCCCTGCCCGTCTACCGGCGATGCAGACGTTCATGCTGGGCTACACATCAGGCACCACGGGTAAGCCGAAAGGCGCGGTTCACACTCACGCGGGCTTCACGGTGAAAGTCGCCACCGAGGTGGCGTACTCCTTCGACATCAAGCAAGGAGACAAGTTCTGTTGGATCACCGATATGGGCTGGGTGATGGGACCGCTCGCGACAATCGGGGCGCACGCGAACGGTGCGGCTCTGGTCTTATACGAAGGGTCACCGGACGTCCCAGATGACTACCGGCTCTGGCAGTTCGTGGAGCGCCACAAGATAACGATGTTGGGCGTCTCGCCGACGCTGGTTCGAGCGCTCCGTGCCACCGCAATGGACACCATCGCCACCTACGACTTGTCATCGGTACAGACTTTGGGGTCAACGGGGGAGCCGTGGGATTCCGATTCCTATGATTGGCTTGCCTCTGACGTGTTCGGAGGCCGAGTTCCGGTCATTAATTTCTCCGGCGGCACCGAGGTCGGCGGTTCCTTCCTTGCTCCATATCCGGTGGAACCGATACCCAGTTGCTCGCTGGGAGGGCCCTCACTGGGGATGAACGTTGATGTGGTCGACGACCAGGGTCTGCCACTGCGCGGAGAAATCGGAGAGTTGGTCTGCCGCACGCCCTGGCCGTCGATGACACGCAGCGTTTGGCGTGATCACGACAGGTACCTCGAGTCGTACTGGTCCAGATTTGAAGGCATCTGGTGCCACGGGGACTTTGCGCTAATCGACGAGGCAGATGGGACCTGGTACATCCTGGGCCGGTCCGACGATGTGATGAACGTCGCCGGCAAACGATTGGCTCCGGCTGAGATCGAATCGGCTATCGCCACACACCCTGCAGTTGCCGAGTCTGCCGCTGTCGGCGTTCCTGACCCGAAGAAGGGCGAGACCGTCTGGGTGTTTTGGGTACCGCGGGATGGCTCCGACCCCAACGCAGTTGCGGCGGAGCTACGAGAACTCGTCGCTGACAACGTAGGCAAGCCATTTGCGCCGAGCGAGGTCATCGCTGTACCCGCACTGCCCAAGACCCGCTCGGCGAAGATCCTTCGCCGAGCTGTCCGCGCCGTCGCCACCGACGCAAACCCCGGCGACATGTCCAGTGCGGAGAATCCCGAGGCACTGGATGGGATTCGAAGTGCCCTAACTGCCCTGCGATAA
- a CDS encoding acyl-CoA dehydrogenase family protein, with amino-acid sequence MNFTLTDDQNTIRQAVTELAAKFDDQYWQEKDASQEFPHEFYNAFAEGGWLGITTPEEYGGHGYGITEASLILEQVAASGAGMNGASSMHLSIFGMHPVIVHGSEDLKQRTLPRIVTGDLHVCFGVTEPGAGLDTTKITTFAKRDGDKYLVNGRKVWISKAVESEKILLLTRTQKFGDSKRKTDGMTLFLTDLDRDKVDIRPIKKMGRNAVTSNELFIDNLEVPLEDRVGDEGEGFRYILDGLNPERMLIAAEALGIGRAALRAGVNYGNEREVFGRQIGKNQGIQFPLADSLAKLDAAELMLRKATWLYDNGLPCAREANTAKYLCAEAGFEAADRALQTHGGMGYSEEYNVARYFREARLTRIAPISQEMVLNFLGSHVLGLPRSY; translated from the coding sequence ATGAACTTCACTCTGACCGACGACCAGAACACGATTCGCCAGGCCGTTACCGAGCTCGCGGCCAAGTTTGACGATCAATATTGGCAGGAAAAAGACGCTTCCCAGGAGTTCCCGCACGAGTTCTACAACGCCTTCGCCGAAGGGGGATGGCTAGGGATCACGACCCCGGAAGAGTATGGCGGTCATGGATACGGGATCACCGAAGCTTCGCTCATCTTGGAGCAGGTGGCCGCTTCAGGTGCAGGGATGAACGGTGCGAGCTCAATGCACTTGTCTATCTTCGGCATGCATCCCGTCATCGTCCACGGCAGCGAAGATCTCAAACAGCGAACCCTTCCCCGAATCGTCACCGGCGATTTGCACGTGTGCTTCGGGGTAACAGAGCCGGGCGCCGGCCTGGACACCACCAAGATCACCACCTTCGCTAAGCGTGACGGCGACAAATACCTGGTCAATGGCCGCAAGGTGTGGATCTCCAAGGCCGTCGAATCCGAGAAGATTCTGCTGCTCACCAGGACCCAGAAGTTCGGCGATTCCAAGCGCAAGACCGACGGTATGACCTTGTTTCTGACCGATCTCGACCGCGACAAAGTCGACATTCGCCCGATCAAGAAAATGGGCCGTAACGCGGTGACCTCCAACGAGTTGTTCATTGACAACCTCGAGGTCCCCCTCGAGGACCGCGTTGGGGACGAAGGAGAGGGATTCCGCTACATCCTCGACGGTCTTAATCCGGAGCGCATGCTCATCGCCGCCGAAGCCCTCGGCATCGGACGCGCAGCTCTGCGGGCAGGGGTGAACTACGGCAACGAACGTGAAGTCTTCGGACGCCAGATAGGTAAGAACCAAGGAATCCAATTCCCGCTCGCTGACTCGCTGGCCAAGCTCGATGCTGCCGAGCTGATGCTGCGCAAAGCCACCTGGCTCTACGACAACGGCCTTCCCTGTGCCCGCGAGGCCAATACAGCCAAATACCTGTGCGCTGAAGCAGGATTTGAGGCGGCGGATAGGGCACTGCAGACGCACGGCGGCATGGGCTACTCCGAGGAATACAACGTGGCAAGGTATTTCCGCGAGGCCCGACTGACTCGGATCGCCCCGATCAGCCAGGAAATGGTCCTCAACTTCCTGGGCTCCCATGTCCTCGGACTGCCGCGAAGCTACTGA
- a CDS encoding MaoC family dehydratase, whose protein sequence is MPGLWFDELSVGQTFDHAIRRTVSETDNVLFTAMTHNPAQLHLDEEYMKGTEFGRRIVNSAFTLGLMVGISVGDTTLGTAVANLGWDEVRFPTPLFHGDTIRVSTEVVELRESRSRPGQGVVTFLHRAYNQHDQLVASCKRSGLQRKHPNPDELDRGQSA, encoded by the coding sequence ATGCCGGGACTTTGGTTCGATGAGTTGAGCGTCGGTCAGACATTTGACCATGCCATCAGGCGAACGGTCTCCGAGACCGACAACGTGCTTTTCACCGCGATGACCCACAACCCCGCTCAGCTACACCTCGACGAGGAGTACATGAAGGGCACCGAGTTCGGAAGGCGCATCGTCAACAGTGCCTTCACTCTGGGCCTGATGGTGGGGATCTCGGTGGGCGACACCACTCTCGGCACAGCAGTGGCAAACCTCGGGTGGGACGAGGTGCGCTTTCCCACCCCGCTTTTCCACGGCGACACGATCCGCGTATCCACCGAGGTGGTCGAGCTGCGTGAATCCCGGTCCCGGCCCGGACAAGGCGTGGTGACCTTCCTGCACCGCGCATACAACCAGCACGATCAACTGGTCGCCTCGTGCAAGCGATCGGGTCTACAGCGCAAGCATCCCAACCCAGACGAGCTCGATCGGGGCCAGTCGGCATGA
- a CDS encoding HpcH/HpaI aldolase/citrate lyase family protein, with the protein MLFVPADSERKLSKAAGTLADALIIDLEDSVSESRKALGRELSTSYLSSRERAASDPEMWIRINPLSSPHALHDLAAVVPVSPAGIVLPKIDGPEDLATVSNHLDALEVAFDVEQGSIRLLPVVTETPRAALHLSALANNPGGKRVYGFTWGAEDLSTTVGASTNLGPDGAWANTYQFARSQMLLAAATAGVQPVETLYSDITDTEGLRESTRAARAEGFTGRIAIHPGQVDAINEAFTPSVGEIDYAQRVVAAFASEDTGTVALEGKMLDAPHLRQAQKILALAPR; encoded by the coding sequence ATGCTGTTCGTACCAGCAGATAGCGAACGCAAACTCTCCAAAGCGGCTGGCACACTCGCTGATGCACTCATCATCGACTTAGAAGACTCGGTCAGCGAGAGCCGCAAAGCATTAGGTCGGGAACTCAGCACCAGCTATCTCTCGAGCCGCGAAAGAGCTGCCAGCGACCCCGAGATGTGGATACGGATCAATCCCTTGAGCAGCCCCCACGCTCTGCACGATCTCGCAGCGGTCGTGCCCGTGTCACCTGCAGGAATCGTGCTCCCGAAGATCGACGGGCCTGAAGACCTGGCGACGGTCAGCAACCACTTGGACGCGCTGGAAGTCGCGTTCGACGTAGAGCAGGGATCCATCAGGCTCTTGCCAGTCGTCACGGAGACTCCCCGGGCGGCGCTGCACCTGTCTGCGCTCGCAAACAATCCTGGAGGCAAGCGCGTCTACGGCTTCACCTGGGGAGCAGAAGACCTCAGCACCACGGTTGGAGCCAGCACCAACCTGGGCCCGGACGGCGCATGGGCAAATACGTACCAGTTCGCCCGATCTCAGATGCTCTTAGCGGCGGCGACTGCGGGCGTTCAGCCCGTGGAAACCCTCTACTCCGACATCACCGACACCGAGGGACTACGGGAGTCGACTCGCGCAGCCCGGGCCGAAGGGTTCACCGGGCGGATCGCAATTCACCCTGGCCAGGTCGATGCGATCAACGAGGCGTTCACACCATCCGTGGGAGAGATCGACTACGCCCAGCGCGTCGTGGCCGCCTTCGCATCAGAAGACACCGGGACCGTTGCCTTAGAGGGAAAGATGCTCGACGCCCCCCATCTCCGCCAAGCACAGAAGATCCTGGCACTGGCACCCCGCTAA
- a CDS encoding IclR family transcriptional regulator, with translation MTEPLAGASAEHRTVSRVAGILEFVSRSDQSVRLTDIVAELSAPRSSVHGLVHGLVSTGYLSTTDDGRYIVGPALPALLLPKTGIDHAIRAEMEGLSLEFDETVTLVALAGDSIVTTDAVESAKEVRYSPAIGTRRPLYPTSAGRCFLANAQPSYRDRFLERAFPLPAERDRVSCDLQRVRDEGLAVNRGDTLSDLHAVSAPIFDGRTVAGVLTIAGPSARFVERLDDLSAAVREATGRLSRSSSG, from the coding sequence ATGACTGAGCCGCTGGCGGGGGCATCGGCCGAGCACCGCACGGTGTCTAGGGTGGCCGGAATTCTGGAGTTCGTCTCCCGATCAGATCAAAGCGTGAGACTCACCGACATCGTCGCGGAGCTGTCTGCCCCCAGATCGTCAGTCCATGGCCTAGTTCACGGACTCGTCTCTACCGGTTATCTCTCTACAACCGACGACGGACGATACATCGTGGGCCCGGCGTTGCCAGCCCTGTTGCTGCCGAAGACTGGGATCGACCATGCGATCCGCGCGGAGATGGAGGGACTCAGTCTCGAGTTCGATGAAACCGTCACGCTAGTGGCCCTAGCAGGGGACTCGATAGTCACCACCGATGCCGTTGAGTCGGCCAAGGAAGTCAGGTACAGCCCAGCCATCGGTACCCGTCGACCGCTCTACCCCACCAGCGCGGGCCGGTGCTTTCTGGCCAATGCCCAACCATCCTATCGGGATCGGTTCTTGGAACGGGCGTTTCCTCTTCCTGCCGAGCGCGACCGGGTCAGCTGTGATCTCCAGCGCGTTCGCGACGAGGGGCTCGCCGTGAACCGAGGCGACACCTTGTCCGATCTCCACGCCGTTTCGGCACCCATCTTCGATGGACGGACCGTCGCAGGAGTGCTGACTATCGCCGGGCCATCAGCCAGGTTTGTCGAACGACTCGACGACCTCTCCGCTGCGGTTCGTGAGGCGACCGGCAGGCTGAGCCGGAGCTCTAGCGGGTGA
- a CDS encoding zinc-binding dehydrogenase: protein MKAVVMEKFGGPDSLEIAEVDRPKSRAGWTVVELRASALNWHDVLVRRGQYGSPLPHTPGADGAGVRTDTGEEVVILPSLGWGTSPHAPAADFTILGDHEPGTYAEFVSVPTECLAPKPTGYTWEQAAALPLVGVTSYRALFTRAALGRGESLLIIGASGGVSTMSLALAKAAGASVFVTSSSEAKLDSARRAGALDGVLHTDATWPERAKALSPGGQGFDVVLDPAGLWRLSIRALCPGGRLAVLGANVAQEALVEVRPFYFGQYSLLGTTMGSPDDFRGLLKLVSGGRVDLPTIAATFPLAKAPEAHKLLESGHAIGKIILSP from the coding sequence GTGAAAGCTGTTGTGATGGAGAAGTTCGGCGGTCCGGACTCTTTAGAAATCGCCGAAGTTGATCGCCCGAAATCGAGGGCAGGATGGACTGTTGTCGAGCTCAGAGCTAGTGCGCTCAATTGGCACGATGTCCTAGTGCGGAGAGGCCAGTACGGTTCGCCACTACCTCACACTCCCGGTGCCGACGGGGCCGGCGTCCGAACTGACACGGGTGAAGAAGTAGTGATCCTGCCATCTCTCGGCTGGGGTACAAGCCCCCATGCGCCGGCCGCCGACTTCACCATCCTCGGCGATCACGAACCTGGAACGTACGCCGAGTTCGTTTCCGTTCCGACAGAATGCCTTGCGCCCAAACCTACTGGTTACACATGGGAGCAAGCGGCTGCTCTCCCGCTCGTCGGCGTCACTTCCTACCGTGCACTATTCACCCGAGCGGCACTGGGGCGCGGCGAAAGTCTGCTGATCATCGGGGCTAGCGGTGGAGTTTCCACAATGTCGCTGGCCTTGGCGAAGGCTGCGGGCGCCAGCGTATTCGTCACCTCTTCATCTGAAGCCAAACTGGACAGTGCACGTCGGGCAGGCGCCCTTGACGGGGTCCTCCACACAGATGCAACATGGCCGGAGCGAGCAAAAGCCTTGTCTCCCGGAGGGCAGGGTTTCGATGTCGTGCTCGATCCCGCAGGCCTGTGGAGACTCTCGATCCGTGCTCTCTGCCCGGGAGGGCGTCTGGCTGTCCTCGGCGCCAACGTCGCTCAAGAAGCGTTGGTCGAGGTGCGGCCATTCTATTTCGGTCAGTACAGTCTGCTCGGCACGACCATGGGGAGCCCCGACGACTTTCGGGGCCTCCTCAAACTGGTCTCCGGTGGAAGAGTCGACCTTCCGACAATCGCGGCTACATTCCCTCTCGCCAAGGCCCCAGAAGCGCACAAGCTCCTAGAGTCCGGGCATGCCATCGGGAAGATCATCCTCTCCCCTTGA
- a CDS encoding NAD-dependent succinate-semialdehyde dehydrogenase: MMLGLEDTANKLFIGGEWRKAGDGEIGERVNPANDQRLASIPRASSQDLDDALSSSADAFRVWGRKPAVQRVEVLRRAAELLRQRADDIATIITLEQGKTLTEASLEVALAAETFEWFAGESLRAGGQVLPARIAHSRQMVITQPVGPVLAIAPWNFPLLLPTRKVAAALAAGCTVIVKPAGETPGAVQALAHVLSDAGLEAGAFNVVLGASSEISEKLIGSPVIRKISFTGSTEVGRRLSQLAADYAKPSTMELGGHAPVVVFDDVDLEKAVATCLAGKTRNAGQVCTSPTRFIVHDRIFDAFVADFGRALEAVSVGDGSHEGTQMGPLVNHRRVQAMEQMVDDAVGRGAKLVTGGNRIGEAGSFFQPTLLADVPVEAESMQSEPFGPLAIVNRFETIDEALEESHRLDVGLAAYVFTASANTALTMSDALQAGGIGINSFSVSSIEAPFGGMKDSGHGYEGGTEGLHGYLHHKYINHVV; the protein is encoded by the coding sequence ATGATGCTCGGACTGGAAGACACCGCGAACAAGCTCTTCATCGGCGGTGAATGGCGCAAGGCTGGCGATGGAGAGATCGGGGAGCGTGTCAACCCGGCAAACGACCAAAGACTCGCGTCGATTCCACGCGCCAGTTCTCAAGACCTGGACGACGCACTTAGTTCCTCGGCCGATGCTTTTCGAGTCTGGGGACGCAAACCCGCTGTGCAGCGCGTCGAGGTTCTCCGCCGCGCAGCTGAACTGCTCCGGCAAAGAGCCGACGACATCGCCACCATCATCACCCTGGAGCAGGGAAAGACCCTCACCGAGGCATCTCTTGAGGTGGCATTGGCAGCAGAGACCTTTGAATGGTTCGCTGGGGAGTCTCTGCGCGCCGGGGGACAGGTCCTGCCGGCCCGGATCGCCCACTCTCGCCAAATGGTTATCACGCAGCCGGTCGGGCCAGTCCTCGCGATCGCACCGTGGAATTTCCCATTGTTGCTTCCCACTCGAAAGGTCGCGGCCGCGCTTGCAGCTGGATGCACTGTCATTGTGAAGCCGGCGGGAGAGACGCCCGGCGCAGTCCAGGCGCTGGCTCACGTCCTGTCTGATGCCGGACTCGAAGCGGGGGCGTTCAACGTCGTCCTCGGTGCATCTTCGGAGATCTCGGAGAAGTTGATCGGATCGCCGGTAATCCGAAAGATCAGCTTTACTGGGTCGACGGAGGTTGGAAGGCGTCTTTCGCAGCTTGCCGCAGACTACGCCAAGCCCAGCACTATGGAACTCGGTGGACACGCACCCGTGGTCGTTTTTGATGATGTGGACCTTGAGAAGGCGGTCGCGACTTGCCTCGCTGGCAAGACCCGTAACGCCGGCCAGGTCTGCACGTCGCCGACTCGATTCATAGTTCACGACCGCATCTTCGATGCCTTTGTGGCCGATTTCGGTAGGGCGCTGGAGGCTGTCTCGGTGGGCGACGGGTCCCACGAGGGAACGCAGATGGGACCGTTGGTGAACCATCGACGGGTACAGGCGATGGAGCAGATGGTCGACGATGCGGTCGGCCGCGGGGCGAAGCTGGTCACTGGTGGGAATCGGATCGGGGAGGCCGGGAGCTTCTTCCAGCCGACGCTGTTGGCTGACGTCCCAGTCGAAGCCGAGTCGATGCAAAGCGAGCCCTTTGGGCCCCTGGCGATCGTCAACCGCTTTGAGACGATCGATGAGGCGCTGGAGGAAAGTCACCGGCTAGACGTCGGCCTCGCAGCCTATGTCTTCACCGCATCCGCGAACACTGCCCTCACGATGAGTGATGCTCTGCAAGCCGGTGGCATCGGCATCAATTCGTTCTCGGTGTCGTCGATCGAAGCCCCGTTCGGAGGTATGAAAGACAGTGGTCACGGCTATGAGGGCGGTACCGAAGGTCTGCACGGCTACCTCCACCACAAGTACATCAACCATGTCGTGTAG
- a CDS encoding mycofactocin-coupled SDR family oxidoreductase gives MTGKLAGKVALITGAARGQGRSHAVRLAEEGADIIALDLCAPIGTVHYPLATPDDLAETVAAVEATGRKIVSSKTDVRDADAVNRAVADGIAELGRLDVIVANAGIAPQSVRESDQYQTFLDTVAVNLTGVYNTVHAGVDQIIEQGEGGSIILTASTQGLTGRGGNGSGAQDGYTASKHGVVGLMKTWSFWLAPKNIRVNAIAPTGVNTPMADNDVIREWLEQDPDAAGVMANQMPIPVIEASDVSSAVAWLATDDARYVTGVALPVDAGFLIK, from the coding sequence ATGACAGGAAAGCTTGCAGGAAAAGTGGCTCTCATTACAGGGGCTGCCAGGGGTCAGGGACGCAGCCATGCCGTCCGGCTCGCCGAGGAGGGCGCGGACATCATCGCTTTGGATTTGTGTGCTCCGATCGGAACAGTGCACTATCCGCTGGCGACTCCGGATGATCTCGCTGAGACAGTGGCCGCGGTTGAGGCAACCGGCCGGAAGATTGTGTCCAGTAAGACGGATGTACGTGATGCTGATGCAGTCAATCGAGCCGTGGCTGACGGCATCGCGGAGCTGGGTCGTCTCGATGTGATCGTTGCTAATGCGGGCATCGCGCCGCAGTCGGTTCGCGAGAGCGATCAGTACCAGACCTTCCTGGACACTGTCGCAGTCAACCTGACCGGTGTGTACAACACCGTCCACGCCGGCGTCGACCAGATCATCGAGCAAGGCGAGGGCGGTTCCATCATCCTCACTGCATCGACTCAGGGGCTGACGGGCCGCGGGGGAAACGGCAGCGGCGCTCAAGATGGATACACCGCTTCCAAACACGGCGTCGTGGGGCTAATGAAGACCTGGTCGTTCTGGCTTGCGCCTAAGAACATCCGTGTGAACGCAATTGCGCCGACCGGCGTCAACACCCCGATGGCGGACAATGACGTAATCCGTGAGTGGCTTGAGCAGGATCCCGATGCGGCCGGTGTGATGGCCAACCAGATGCCGATCCCGGTCATCGAGGCGTCGGATGTGAGTAGCGCCGTCGCCTGGCTCGCGACCGACGACGCTCGCTACGTGACTGGGGTAGCCCTACCGGTCGACGCCGGCTTCCTCATCAAGTAA
- a CDS encoding EthD family reductase produces MSDSYKVVGLWSQPEASDVDAFEEHYTSTHVPLAAAVPGLRKITVVRADGGLNGAVPAFHRLAEMHFDSPDALATSMRSPEWQAMHEDAQRLISRFGVTMQALAGWEN; encoded by the coding sequence ATGAGTGATTCGTACAAGGTAGTGGGCCTGTGGTCCCAGCCCGAGGCATCTGACGTCGACGCGTTTGAGGAGCACTACACCTCAACGCATGTTCCTCTCGCAGCGGCCGTACCGGGACTTCGAAAGATCACGGTGGTCCGCGCAGACGGCGGGCTCAACGGAGCGGTACCGGCGTTTCACCGACTTGCTGAGATGCACTTCGATTCCCCCGATGCGCTGGCCACCAGTATGCGCTCCCCCGAGTGGCAAGCAATGCACGAAGACGCACAACGACTGATCTCCCGTTTCGGCGTAACCATGCAGGCACTTGCCGGCTGGGAAAACTGA